The Dethiosulfovibrio peptidovorans DSM 11002 nucleotide sequence TGAGTACCAGATCCGTCAGTGACCTCAGCTTGCCCGCTAAATCCATCTTCGATCCCGGTATCTCCCTCCACGATCTGAGGGGAACCTCGCAGATCAATTTCTTCGTTCTCTCCCTGCCGTAAAGTCGGAGCACCCTGGCAAAGATCTCAACGTCGAATCCCCATGAACTGATGAATGGATCCTGGAAGATTCTTTCCGCTAGGGACCTTTCGAACAGTTTTGCCCCGCACTGGGTTTCCCTAAAGCCCAGCCCTAGCACCAGGGATGCGAGAGCCGCGAAGACTCGGCCCTCAAGGTCTCTGAGGACGCTTCTCTCAATGGACGCCCCCATTCGCCTGATTCTGGATCCGCTGGCGACCGCGAATGAATCGTTTTCCCTCAGGATGTGGCGGAAGGAATCTATCTCGTCCAGCGGGGTAGCCAGATCGGCGTCCCAGAACCCCACATATCTTGCCGTTGCCGTGCGTTTCAAGGTGAAGTTTATGCCGGAACGGACTGCCTCGGCCTTTCCCGAGTTCCTATTAAGGTGCAAAGCCGTCGTCTGACGGGGAAAACCCGAGCGCATCGGTTCCAGCCTCGCCCATGTGTTGTCCTGGCTGCCGTCGTCCACGAAGCAGAATCCGGTGTCCTCGTGGGACCTGAGGTATTTCCGGAAGGCGTCCAGGTTCAGACGTCGTCCTTCGTTGAAGCATGGGACTATTATCCAGGTTCCTATTCCGTTTTTCATCTTATATCGCTCCCCCTTGAGAGTCGAGCGTCGGGCCTTTCGGAGAATCGCCGGTTGGACAAAAGGACCTTCCCCACAGGCATTTGCAGCGAATAGACCGAAGGGGCCAGGAGGGACCTGAGCTTGGACAGATCGTCGCATTCGGCCACTAGAAAGACCTTTTTTTGTTTTCGCCACAGAGCCCGGAGTCCTTCGTCGTCTAAGAACCACGACCTGTCCTTTTCATGGGCATCACCGAAATCCATATCCTGAGAGTGGGATGTGAGGACGACCCTCTGGCCGAGATAGAACGGCAGTCCCTGGTCGAACCCGCCGTATTGAACTACCGAGTCTCCCTGCGATCTGTAGCGGCCGATGAATTCGGCCACGGTCCTGGAACTGTGGTTCGAGGCGTACACTGAGCCCAGCCCCACGGAACAGACGCCGTTGAGAAGCCCCACTATGCCTAGGACCACGACGACCTTCTCCATGTTCCCCGGCGGATTCGACAAGTAGACCACGGCCAGGGACCCTCCCCAGAGGATTAATGCATCGGGAAAGGACCATCTGGCGATGCTCCAGAAGGGGTACTCTCCGTAGAAGAACGGGAGCGCTGCCAGGGCTATGCCATAGACCAGAAGGAGCGACACGGTGAAGATGGTTGCAAGAGAGTTCTTCCCCTCGTGGTTCTCTCGGATGCGCGAGTCTATTTCCCTGCCGATGACGACCGAGAGGGGCGGAAAGGCTGGTAGGATATAAGGAATGAGCTTCGACCCGGAGAGAGAGAAGAACAGAACTGTGAAGGCCGCCCAGATCCACATAAAAGCCTCTCCTTTCCTTTCCTTCAGAGATTCTATGACCTTTCCCGCGTCGAAAAGGGAGAGCATGGACCGTAGAAGGAAACCGGTCCAGGGGAGAAGGCCGATCAGCACGATTGGCAGAAAGAACCAGATCGGTTCGTATCTGTTGTCCGCCGTGGTCAGGTAGCGGATAAAATGCTGCCTGATAAAGAAGTAGTCGAAGAAATCGGGATTCCTTTCGCATACGGCTAAAAACCACGGCAGGGAGATAGCCAGCGACGCTCCGGACCACCTCAGGGAAAACATGCGGCCGAGCGCCCGTCGGTCGACTGTGACGATAGCCCAGATCACAGCCGTACCGACAGGAATCACTACGCCTATAAGGCCCTTCGCAAGTATGCCGGCAGCCATGCTGACGTAAAAGGCGGGAAGCCATCGTCGGTTCCCTCTTTGAACCATGTAGAATCCAGCCATAGACGCGGTGACGCAGGACGTCAGGACCATGTCGGTTATGACCACGTGTGCCAAGGCGAAGAATAGAAGCGAGGAGCCCAGCACGATGGACGATATGTAGCCGGTCCTTTTCCCCCAGGTCGCCGAGGCCACTAGATACACGAGCCATATCGTGATGATTCCGCATATTGCCGGACCGAGACGTGCCGCCAGCTCGTTTTGGCCGAAAAGGCGGAACAGCATGGCGGTCAGCCAATAGGAGAGAGGCGGCTTGTCGAAGAATTTCGTGAAGTTGAGGTGAGGCGTCACGAAGTCGCCTGTAGCCAGCATCTCCCTGGCTACCTCGGCGTATCGTCCCTCGTCGGGATCCAGCAGTCCGTTCCAGTTCAAGGTTAGAAAGTAGACCACCGGGATACACAGCAGGGTCGTGATCAGGATCTTCGCGATCCTCTTTTCTCTTGCATCGTCGATCATATTGTCCTCCAGATTTTATTTGTCCGTTCTCTTTTGGCATCTGCCTCGGGGCGGTGGCCCCGTTAGAGGAAAACTATAGGACGAAAAACTTAAGAGAACCTTATGGGCTAGATCGGTGGTCTCTCTACAGGTGCCTTTTCCCCCGTCTGGCTAATTTGCCCCTTGACATTTCCCGATAACCCCGTAAAATGCATCGACAATACAGCACGATAAAATTATCCGACGACGAAAGGAGGGATACCCGTGACGGAACGAGCTAAGAACCAGCCGATAGTCTCCATCTCCATCGATAGTTCTTACTCCTATAGCTTTACCGACGGCCAGTGGCGCTATTACGCCAGTGGTCTCAGCTCGCATGGAAATCCGTCATCGGGACCTGCTGCCGTCGGGTAGACCCTCCACAGGAGGGATATCGCAATAAAGGTAGCCTTAAAGGGCCGGAATCCGGATTTTTCATCCGGGCTCCGGCCTTTTTTTATTCGATTTTTTTAATTATCTGACGGGAGGTCACGAATATGATAGTCGTCCAAATGAACGAACGGAGTTCAAGTCTAGATATAGCCAGGGTCTGCGACCATCAGGAGCGCAGGGGAATGCAGATAAGGGTGGTGCCGGGACGCAGGGGTAGCACCATAGTCTGCGAGGGACATTCCGAGACTGACCTGGAGCTTAAAAAACTTCCCTCCGTGAAGGCGGTTTCGCGGACGAACTGTCCCTACCCTCTGGCGAGCCTGGAGGTGTCGGGGCCTCAGGGCCCGGTCGAGGTAGGTCGAGGGCTCTCCATCGGCGGAGGTTCCGTGGCGGTCATGGCAGGGCCATGTTCGGTGGAGAGCCGGGAGCAGCTTCTCGAGACGGCCAGGGGAGTGGCGTCCTCCGGGGCCTCTGTGCTCAGGGGAGGGGCCTTCAAGCCCCGGTCGAACCCCTATTCCTTCCAGGGACTGGGCAGCCAGGGAATAGACCTCCTCCTGGAGGCCAGGGAGGATACCGGGCTTCCCATAGTCACGGAGGTCATGTCGCCGGAGGACGTTGAGTGGCTGGCCCCTCAGGTGGACATCCTCCAGGTGGGAACCAGGAGCATGCAGAACTTCCCCTTGCTCAAGGCGTTGGGACGGGTGGACACTCCGGTACTCCTCAAGAGAGGGATGGCCTCCACCGTGGACGAATGGCTTCAGGCGGCGGAGTACATACTGGCCGGAGGAAACTCCCGGGTGATCCTGTGCGAGAGGGGAATAAGAAGCTTCGACAAGAGCACCAGAAACACTCTGGATCTGAGCATAGTACCTCTGGTCAAATCCCTGACCCATCTTCCCGTGGTGGTGGACCCGAGCCACGCCACCGGCAAGAGGCACCTGGTGGCTCCCATGAGCTTGGCGGCCCTGGCGGCAGGAGCTGACGGCCTCATAGTGGAGGTTCACTCTCGGCCTGAGGAGGCCCTCTGCGACGGCCCCCAGTCGCTGGACCTTCCTGCCTTCGACGGGCTGATGAACCGGATCTCCCGACTTATGGATGCTTTGGAACCGGAGGAATCAGAATGGGGCTTGAAGGTCGCCATGTAGGGATCGTCGGACTGGGGCTTATGGGGGGCTCCCTAGCCGGGAGGCTAACGTCCTGGGGACGGTGCGCCTCGGTTGCCGCCTGGGATCGAGACCCCTCAGCCCTGGACCTGGGGGAATCAATGGGGCTCTTCACCTACAGAGCCCCCTCGTTGGAGAGGCTGACGGCAAGGTCTCAGGTCCTTGTTCTGGCGGTTCCGGTGGAGCTCATGGTTCCCGTCTCTCTTTCGGCGGTTCCCTTCGGCGACGGACTGGAGGCGGTGATGGACCTCTCCAGCGTGAGGGGATACCTTCACCGGACCCTCGGGCGTATATGGGGCAAAAGGCATCTGGGCTTTCACCCAATGGCCGGCAAGGAGACCGGAGGGGTGGAAAACGCCTCGCCGGACCTCGTAGAGGGGGCCACGATCGCCCTCGTTTCGGGATCCGACGTCGAAGAGAAGGCGGTGTCCCTGGCGGAGGAGATGGCGGCGATCCTCGGGGCTTCGACCCTATGCATGGATCCGGACGAACACGACGAGACGGTTGCCTGGATTAGCCATCTTCCCATGGTTCTGGCTTCGGCACTGGCTCTCGGAGCTGGAGAGGCAATGGAGAGGCTTCCCGGGATCTCGAAGATGGCTGCGGGAGGCTTCAGGGACACCTCCCGGGTGGCGTCCGGACCTTCCTGGCTGACGGCCTCGGTCCTGGAACACAACGAAAAACTGGTGCCGGCTATTCGCCGGACCGTGAAGATTCTGGAGGCCTTTATCGACGCATCTCCCGAGGAAGCTCTTCGAGGGGCGGCTCGAGCGGCCCGATACAGGGAAGCCGTTTTGGCTGGCCCGTCTAAGGAGGAAAAGAGATGACTAGATCCATAAACGGCAGAATTGAGGTGCCTGGAGATAAATCAATCTCCCACAGGGTAGGTATCCTCGGAGCTCTGTCCAGCCGGGGAATAGAGGTTACCAACTTCTCTTCCGGAGCGGACTGCGCCAGCACTCTGGACTGCGTGGAGAAGCTTGGCTGCTCGGTTGAGCGACATGGAGACAGGGTTAAGGTCGCCAGAGGAGAGGGCATAGCCGAGGCGTCCCGTACGCTGGACGCCGGGAACTCCGGCACCACGGCCAGATTGCTCTGCGGACTGTTGGCCGGGGTGCCAGGTACCTTCTCGGTGCTTACCGGAGACGACAGTCTGCAGCGCCGTCCCATGAGCAGAATCGTAGATCCCCTCAGGGTTCTGGGGGCCAGAATAGACGGCCGAGACGGAGGCAAGAGGCTTCCCCTCTCCATAAGGGGAACCAGACTGACCGGAGGCCAGTACGTTCTGCCGATGGCGAGCGCCCAAGTCAAGAGCGCCCTGTTGCTGGCGGGACTCTCAGCCCAGGGCAGCGTGACGGTCGTGGAGCCCCTGCCGACCAGGGACCATACGGAGATAATGCTGGAGCATCTGGGGGTTCCCATAAGGAGGGACGGGGACTCGGTCACGGTATATCCTTTCGACGACCTTCCCGGAGGATCCTGGAGGGTACCGGGAGACTTCTCCTCAGCGGCCTTCTGGATCGTAGCGGCTGCGATATGCTCCGACTCGTCGGTCCGGCTCTCCGGAGTGGGATTGAACCCCACCAGGACAGGGCTGTTGGAGGTCCTTAGGTCCATGGGGCTGGACTGCTCTGTGGAGAACGAGAGCGCCCAAGGAGGCGAGCCGGTCGGGGACCTGATCGTCAGAAGCTCCTCCCTTCGTTCCGTATCGGTAGGGTCCGACATGGTTCCGTCCATGGTCGACGAGCTGCCATTGCTGGCAGTGGCAGCCACACAGGCGGAGGGAACCACCGAGATAAGAGGGGCGGGAGAGCTCAGGGTAAAGGAGTGCGACCGCATCGCCGCAGTGGCCGAGGGATTGAGGGCTATGGGAGCGGATATAACCGAGCACGACGATGGCTGGACCATCCCGGGATCCCAGAAGCTCCGTGGTGCCAGGGTGGACAGCAGAGGGGACCACCGTATAGCCATGGCCATGGCGGTGGCTGGACTGGCGGCTGACGGGCCTGTGGAGATACTTGGCTCCGACTGCGTCTCCATCTCCTACCCCGAGTTCTTCTCTCAGCTGGAGGAACTCTCCGACGACCTCGTTCCGACGAGAGGCTGACCGGGACCATGGCTATCCGTTTTCTCACAGGAGGCGAATCCCACGGAAGAGGGCTCGTCACTATCGTCGAGGGACTTCCGGCCGGACTGGAGCTACCCAAGGACCTGCTGGAGTCCGAGCTGGCCCGAAGGCGGAGAGGATGGGGAAGAGGCCCCAGAATGGCCCTGGAAAGGGATCGTCTGGAGGTGTGGGGCGGCCTGAGAGACGGCGTGACCACCGGGGCGCCTCTGTCGATCTGTCTGGAGAACACCGAGTGGGAGTCTTGGAGAGGAGCTCTGGATCCCCATGACGTGGATCCGGAGAAGGCGGAGAAGAAGCGAATCGACTGTCCCAGACCGGGCCACTCGGACCTGGTCGGAGGTATCAAATACGGACACTCGGACATGAGGAACGTGCTGGAGCGCTCCAGCGCCAGATCCACCGCCGCCTTGACCCTGGCCGGGACCGTAGCCCGGGCTCTTCTCGAGAGGCTTGGGATAACCGTCAGGGGAGCGGTCACCTCCATAGGAGGGGTCGCCATAGAGGATCCTCTGTCGGAGGAAGAGTGGACCAGAGCCGAGACTTCCGATCTCGGCTGCCCTAGAGAGGCGGACGAGAAAGCCCTGATATCCCGGATCTCCAAGGCTAAGGAAGAGGGCGACTCTTTAGGAGGAACCTTTCTGGTGTCTCTTCGCGGTATGCCCGTAGGGGTCGGGTCCTACGTGGAGTGGGATCGACGTCTGGACGGTAAGCTGGCCGGGGCGGTTATGTCCATACCGGCCATAAAGGGAGTGGAGATAGGCGGAGGGTTCAACCTCGCGGCACTTCCCGGCAGCCTGGTTCACGACGAGATCTCGATGGAGGACGGAAAGATAGTCCGTCTATCGAACAGAGCCGGCGGCCTCGAGGGGGGTATGACCAACGGCCAGGACGTTTTGGTGCGGGCGGCGATGAAGCCCATCCCCACCATGAGAAAGCCTCTGAGGTCGGTGGATCTGGCCAGAGGTGAGAATACCATGGCCCACTTCGAGAGGAGCGACAGCTGCGCGGTTCCCGCCGCCTGCGTCGTGGGAGAGGCCATGGTGGCCTGGGTGGCCGCCTCTGCCCTCACGGAAAGGTTCGGAGGAGACGTTATGGAGGACCTGGAGCGTAGGGTCTCGGAACTTCGTCTGGAGACAGGGAGGGATCGTCGTGGGTAGAGGAGAGCTGGTTTTTCTCGGAGGGTTCATGGGATCCGGAAAGACCTCGGTGGGCCAGAGGCTGGCCGAGGCAGTGGGACTTCCCTTCGTGGATCTGGACAAGGCCATAGAGCTTAGGGCCGGGGCCTCCGTGGCGGAGATATTCGCCTCTCAGGGGGAGGAAGGCTTCCGCAGGCTCGAGGCCCAGTCGCTTAGAGAGATATCGGACCTCGAACGGTGCATAGTCGCCCTGGGCGGCGGTGCCCTGAAGGATCCGAAGGGTCGGGAGCTCATCCGCAAAAAAGGCAGACTTGTGATACTGGACGCTTCGGCGGATACGGTAAAAAACAGGGTGGCGGCCCAGCCGGGACAGAGGCCTCTTCTGAAGATGGAGAACCTTGAGGATCTCTGGGAGAAAAGGCGTCCCCTTTACAGCGACGGCGACCTGAGAGTTGAGACGGATCATCTTAACGTCTCTCAGGTGGCGGAGGCGATCCGGGAGGGGTTATCCCTTCCATTGAAGGGCGACTGCGATCAGAGGATCCTCGGGGACGAGAGGACCGGCCTGGTGGTGGTAGGCCAGGGAGTGCTGTCGAAACTTCCGGAGCTTCTCGGCCGGACCGATACCTATGTGGTGGCCGACTCCATGACAGGACCTCTCTTCGAGCCGGTGGTAGGCCAGACAAGGGGGCGTTCGGTGCTTCCCAGAGGCGAGGACGCCAAGACCATGGAGGTGGTGGAAGGACTGTACGACGACTTTCTCTCCGTTGGTATGGACCGGGGCGACGTGGTGTTGGCCCTGGGCGGCGGCTGTGTGGGAGACGTGGCCGGATTCGCCGCCGCTACCTGGATGAGGGGAATAGAGCTTGTCCAGTGTCCCACCACCCTTTTGGCCCAGGTGGACAGCTCCATAGGAGGCAAGGTCGGGGTGAACCTGCCTCAGGGAAAGAACCTCGTCGGAGCCTTCCATCGTCCGAAAATAGTCCTTTCCGACGTGAACTGTCTTACCTCCCTTTCCTGGAAGGACTACCGCCAGGGACTGGGAGAGGTGGTCAAGTACGGTCTCGGAGAGGATCCCGAGCTTTTCGATCTTCTGGAGAGAAACGTCGGAGGCCTTCTGCGCCGCGATCCCGGTTTGCTGGTGGAGGTTGTGGCCCGGTGTGTCTCCATAAAACTCGACCTGGTTTCTCGGGACGAAAGGGAGCACGATGTCAGGACCAGACTCAACCTGGGACACACGGTGGCCCACGGTCTGGAGGCTGCCTCGGGATATCGCGACTGGAGCCACGGAGACGCAGTGGCCGTCGGAATGGTCGTGGCGACCGAGCTCTCCTGTCGATTGGGAGAGTGCGACAGGCACAGATTGGACAGGCTTAACCGGCTTCTGACGGATCTGAGGTTACCTCGCCGTCCCGATCGACCCTGGCCCGACCTGGAGCGCCATATCGCCAGAGACAAGAAGTTCAGAAAAGGCAGCCCCAGGCTGGTGCTTCCCAGAAGCGACGAGGTCTCCTTCGTATGGGAGGGCCCCATCGAAGAGCTGAGAAGAGCCTACGAAGAGGTCTACAGATCCTAGGTCTTCTGGCAAACTTACCGCCTCCGTTGTATCATGATGGCCTTGCATATACAGGCAGTCATCGAAGGAAGTGGTTTTTATGATAGCAGATAGATACGACGCTTTTTTTCTCGACCTTGACGGGGTCGTCTATGTGGGAGATCGTCAGACCAACGGCGCCGCCTCGGCTCTGGACAGGCTCCGTTCCATGGGCAAGGACATTCGGTTTCTCACCAATAACCCCACCGACGGAAGCGAGATAGTTCGTCGATTGAAGGAGTTGGGGATAGAGGCAAAGGAGGAAGAGGTGGTCACCTCCGGTACCGCCACCGCCCGAGTGCTGGCCGACAGGGGCATCGGCCCTGTGTGGGTGCTGGGCCACGGTGGACTGAGAAAGGCCATGACCGACGCGAAACTCTCCCTTGCGGAGGCCCCGCCATGCGAGGCGGTCGTGGTGGGATGGGACGACGACGTCACCTTGGGACAGATCCGGCGGGCCGCTCTGGCGATCCGACAGGGGGCTCTCTTCGTCGCCACCAATGAGGACCCCACCTATCCCAGTTCGGAAGGCATTCTTTCCGGCGTTGGGGTTGTGGTGGACGCACTCATTGCCGGAAGCGGAACCAGACCCCTCTCGGTGGGCAAACCTTGGACCGCCATGTTCGAGCAGGCTAGGAGGACCCTGGCTCCGGGAAAACGTGCCGTAATGATCGGTGATACCCCTTACGTGGACGTCCTGGGAGCTCACAGGGCCGGTATAGACGCCATACTAATGGGATCCGCCGAGACCTATCCCGGCAAGTTGGACTTTAGAAATCCGGACGGACGGATAGACAAATTAGGCGATCTGTTCGACGACGCGATCTCCATGGGAGTCTGGGACTCTCCCACCTACCCTTGGCCCGAGTCGGTTGAGCCGGGAGTGGCCGGGGTGGTCCTGGACGAATCGGGCAGAGTCCTTCTGATGCGTCGCTCCGATAACGGACGATGGGGCATCCCCTCGGGGCACGTCGAGCCCGGCGAGACCGTGCAGACCGCCGTGGTCAGGGAGATCCGTGAGGAGACGGGACTGGAGGTGGAGGTCGAGGAGCTGATAGGCCTCTACTCCGATCCGGTGTCGCAGGTGATAACTTATCCGGACAGTCGCATTTGCCATTTCGTGACCAGCTGTTTCCTCTGCCGAGTAATGGGTGGCTCTCTGATCACCTCCGGCCCCGAGACGCTGGACGCCGGTTTCTTCGATCCTCATGATTTGCCGGAGCCTCTGATGTCCATGCACCCCAGATGGCTTGCCGACGCGCTGGCCCCTTCCGGAAGA carries:
- the aroF gene encoding 3-deoxy-7-phosphoheptulonate synthase, which produces MIVVQMNERSSSLDIARVCDHQERRGMQIRVVPGRRGSTIVCEGHSETDLELKKLPSVKAVSRTNCPYPLASLEVSGPQGPVEVGRGLSIGGGSVAVMAGPCSVESREQLLETARGVASSGASVLRGGAFKPRSNPYSFQGLGSQGIDLLLEAREDTGLPIVTEVMSPEDVEWLAPQVDILQVGTRSMQNFPLLKALGRVDTPVLLKRGMASTVDEWLQAAEYILAGGNSRVILCERGIRSFDKSTRNTLDLSIVPLVKSLTHLPVVVDPSHATGKRHLVAPMSLAALAAGADGLIVEVHSRPEEALCDGPQSLDLPAFDGLMNRISRLMDALEPEESEWGLKVAM
- a CDS encoding HAD-IIA family hydrolase, coding for MIADRYDAFFLDLDGVVYVGDRQTNGAASALDRLRSMGKDIRFLTNNPTDGSEIVRRLKELGIEAKEEEVVTSGTATARVLADRGIGPVWVLGHGGLRKAMTDAKLSLAEAPPCEAVVVGWDDDVTLGQIRRAALAIRQGALFVATNEDPTYPSSEGILSGVGVVVDALIAGSGTRPLSVGKPWTAMFEQARRTLAPGKRAVMIGDTPYVDVLGAHRAGIDAILMGSAETYPGKLDFRNPDGRIDKLGDLFDDAISMGVWDSPTYPWPESVEPGVAGVVLDESGRVLLMRRSDNGRWGIPSGHVEPGETVQTAVVREIREETGLEVEVEELIGLYSDPVSQVITYPDSRICHFVTSCFLCRVMGGSLITSGPETLDAGFFDPHDLPEPLMSMHPRWLADALAPSGRPFVR
- a CDS encoding prephenate dehydrogenase, giving the protein MGLEGRHVGIVGLGLMGGSLAGRLTSWGRCASVAAWDRDPSALDLGESMGLFTYRAPSLERLTARSQVLVLAVPVELMVPVSLSAVPFGDGLEAVMDLSSVRGYLHRTLGRIWGKRHLGFHPMAGKETGGVENASPDLVEGATIALVSGSDVEEKAVSLAEEMAAILGASTLCMDPDEHDETVAWISHLPMVLASALALGAGEAMERLPGISKMAAGGFRDTSRVASGPSWLTASVLEHNEKLVPAIRRTVKILEAFIDASPEEALRGAARAARYREAVLAGPSKEEKR
- the aroA gene encoding 3-phosphoshikimate 1-carboxyvinyltransferase is translated as MTRSINGRIEVPGDKSISHRVGILGALSSRGIEVTNFSSGADCASTLDCVEKLGCSVERHGDRVKVARGEGIAEASRTLDAGNSGTTARLLCGLLAGVPGTFSVLTGDDSLQRRPMSRIVDPLRVLGARIDGRDGGKRLPLSIRGTRLTGGQYVLPMASAQVKSALLLAGLSAQGSVTVVEPLPTRDHTEIMLEHLGVPIRRDGDSVTVYPFDDLPGGSWRVPGDFSSAAFWIVAAAICSDSSVRLSGVGLNPTRTGLLEVLRSMGLDCSVENESAQGGEPVGDLIVRSSSLRSVSVGSDMVPSMVDELPLLAVAATQAEGTTEIRGAGELRVKECDRIAAVAEGLRAMGADITEHDDGWTIPGSQKLRGARVDSRGDHRIAMAMAVAGLAADGPVEILGSDCVSISYPEFFSQLEELSDDLVPTRG
- a CDS encoding glycosyltransferase family 39 protein, which encodes MIDDAREKRIAKILITTLLCIPVVYFLTLNWNGLLDPDEGRYAEVAREMLATGDFVTPHLNFTKFFDKPPLSYWLTAMLFRLFGQNELAARLGPAICGIITIWLVYLVASATWGKRTGYISSIVLGSSLLFFALAHVVITDMVLTSCVTASMAGFYMVQRGNRRWLPAFYVSMAAGILAKGLIGVVIPVGTAVIWAIVTVDRRALGRMFSLRWSGASLAISLPWFLAVCERNPDFFDYFFIRQHFIRYLTTADNRYEPIWFFLPIVLIGLLPWTGFLLRSMLSLFDAGKVIESLKERKGEAFMWIWAAFTVLFFSLSGSKLIPYILPAFPPLSVVIGREIDSRIRENHEGKNSLATIFTVSLLLVYGIALAALPFFYGEYPFWSIARWSFPDALILWGGSLAVVYLSNPPGNMEKVVVVLGIVGLLNGVCSVGLGSVYASNHSSRTVAEFIGRYRSQGDSVVQYGGFDQGLPFYLGQRVVLTSHSQDMDFGDAHEKDRSWFLDDEGLRALWRKQKKVFLVAECDDLSKLRSLLAPSVYSLQMPVGKVLLSNRRFSERPDARLSRGSDIR
- a CDS encoding glycosyltransferase — translated: MKNGIGTWIIVPCFNEGRRLNLDAFRKYLRSHEDTGFCFVDDGSQDNTWARLEPMRSGFPRQTTALHLNRNSGKAEAVRSGINFTLKRTATARYVGFWDADLATPLDEIDSFRHILRENDSFAVASGSRIRRMGASIERSVLRDLEGRVFAALASLVLGLGFRETQCGAKLFERSLAERIFQDPFISSWGFDVEIFARVLRLYGRERTKKLICEVPLRSWREIPGSKMDLAGKLRSLTDLVLIFHRYRMLPPIVTKSSPIRGTAMRSWR
- the aroC gene encoding chorismate synthase, giving the protein MAIRFLTGGESHGRGLVTIVEGLPAGLELPKDLLESELARRRRGWGRGPRMALERDRLEVWGGLRDGVTTGAPLSICLENTEWESWRGALDPHDVDPEKAEKKRIDCPRPGHSDLVGGIKYGHSDMRNVLERSSARSTAALTLAGTVARALLERLGITVRGAVTSIGGVAIEDPLSEEEWTRAETSDLGCPREADEKALISRISKAKEEGDSLGGTFLVSLRGMPVGVGSYVEWDRRLDGKLAGAVMSIPAIKGVEIGGGFNLAALPGSLVHDEISMEDGKIVRLSNRAGGLEGGMTNGQDVLVRAAMKPIPTMRKPLRSVDLARGENTMAHFERSDSCAVPAACVVGEAMVAWVAASALTERFGGDVMEDLERRVSELRLETGRDRRG
- the aroB gene encoding 3-dehydroquinate synthase, whose amino-acid sequence is MGRGELVFLGGFMGSGKTSVGQRLAEAVGLPFVDLDKAIELRAGASVAEIFASQGEEGFRRLEAQSLREISDLERCIVALGGGALKDPKGRELIRKKGRLVILDASADTVKNRVAAQPGQRPLLKMENLEDLWEKRRPLYSDGDLRVETDHLNVSQVAEAIREGLSLPLKGDCDQRILGDERTGLVVVGQGVLSKLPELLGRTDTYVVADSMTGPLFEPVVGQTRGRSVLPRGEDAKTMEVVEGLYDDFLSVGMDRGDVVLALGGGCVGDVAGFAAATWMRGIELVQCPTTLLAQVDSSIGGKVGVNLPQGKNLVGAFHRPKIVLSDVNCLTSLSWKDYRQGLGEVVKYGLGEDPELFDLLERNVGGLLRRDPGLLVEVVARCVSIKLDLVSRDEREHDVRTRLNLGHTVAHGLEAASGYRDWSHGDAVAVGMVVATELSCRLGECDRHRLDRLNRLLTDLRLPRRPDRPWPDLERHIARDKKFRKGSPRLVLPRSDEVSFVWEGPIEELRRAYEEVYRS